A single region of the Lotus japonicus ecotype B-129 chromosome 4, LjGifu_v1.2 genome encodes:
- the LOC130710769 gene encoding 2-hydroxyisoflavanone synthase-like, with amino-acid sequence MLVEIALALLALALFLQFRPTPTAKSKALRHLPNPPSPKPRLPFVGHLHLLDQPLLHNSLIKLGEKYGPLYTLYFGSMPTVVASTPELFKLFLQTHEATSFSTRFQTSAIRRLTYDNSVAMVPFAPYWKFIRKVIMNDLLNATTVNKLRPLRSQEIRKVLKAMAQSAESQKPLNVTEELLKWTNSTISRMMLGEAEHVKDIVREVLKIFGEYSLTDFIWPLKKLRVGQYEKRIDEIFNKFDPVIEKVIKKRQEIIKRRKERNGELEEGEQSVVFLDTLLEYAADENMEIKITKEQIKGLVVDFFSAGTDSTAVATDWALAELINNPRVLKKAREEVDSVVGKDRLVDESDIQNLPYIRAIVKETFRMHPPLPVVKRKCVQECELNGYVIPEGALVLFNVWAVQRDPKYWKTPLEFRPERFLEEADIDLKGQHFELLPFGSGRRMCPGVNLATAGMATLLSSVIQCFELQVVGPKGQILKGSDAKANMEERAGLTVPRANSLMCVPLARSKVAAELLSS; translated from the exons ATGTTGGTGGAAATTGCATTAGCTTTATTGGCACTAGCCTTGTTCTTACAATTTCGTCCTACACCAACTGCAAAATCCAAAGCCCTTCGCCACCTTCCAAACCCTCCAAGTCCCAAGCCTCGTCTTCCATTCGTAGGACACCTTCACCTTTTGGACCAACCTCTCCTCCACAACTCCCTCATCAAACTTGGTGAGAAATATGGGCCTTTATACACTCTCTATTTTGGTTCTATGCCCACCGTCGTTGCCTCCACCCCTGAACTTTTCAAACTCTTCCTCCAGACACACGAGGCTACTTCCTTCAGCACAAGGTTCCAAACCTCCGCCATCCGCCGCCTCACCTACGACAACTCAGTCGCCATGGTACCTTTTGCTCCTTACTGGAAGTTCATCAGGAAGGTCATCATGAACGACCTCCTCAACGCCACCACAGTCAACAAGTTGAGGCCTCTGAGGAGCCAAGAAATTCGTAAGGTTCTGAAGGCGATGGCTCAAAGTGCAGAATCTCAAAAACCCCTTAATGTCACCGAGGAGCTTCTCAAGTGGACAAACAGCACCATCTCTCGGATGATGTTGGGGGAGGCTGAACATGTCAAAGATATTGTTCGTGAGGTGCTTAAGATCTTCGGGGAATATAGTCTCACTGACTTCATTTGGCCTTTGAAGAAGCTCAGGGTTGGACAATATGAGAAGAGAATAGATGAGATATTCAACAAGTTCGACCCTGTCATTGAGAAGGTCATCAAGAAACGCCAAGAGATAATAaagaggagaaaagagagaaacggAGAACTTGAGGAGGGTGAGCAAAGTGTAGTTTTCCTTGATACTTTGCTTGAATATGCTGCGGACGAGAACATGGAGATCAAAATCACTAAGGAACAAATCAAGGGCCTTGTAGTG GATTTCTTTTCAGCAGGGACAGATTCAACAGCCGTGGCAACAGACTGGGCTTTGGCAGAGCTAATCAACAACCCGAGGGTGCTGAAGAAAGCAAGAGAGGAAGTTGACAGTGTTGTGGGAAAGGATAGGCTTGTTGACGAATCAGATATTCAGAATCTTCCATACATCAGAGCCATTGTGAAGGAGACATTCCGCATGCACCCTCCACTCCCTGTTGTCAAGAGAAAGTGTGTACAAGAGTGTGAGCTCAACGGATACGTGATCCCAGAGGGAGCACTAGTACTCTTCAATGTGTGGGCCGTGCAAAGAGACCCAAAATACTGGAAGACTCCATTGGAATTCCGTCCAGAGAGGTTTTTGGAAGAAGCAGACATTGATCTCAAGGGTCAGCATTTCGAGCTTCTCCCATTTGGGTCTGGAAGGAGGATGTGTCCTGGAGTGAATTTGGCCACAGCAGGAATGGCTACACTGCTTTCATCTGTTATCCAATGCTTTGAACTGCAAGTTGTGGGTCCGAAAGGCCAAATATTGAAGGGAAGTGATGCCAAAGCTAACATGGAGGAAAGAGCTGGTCTCACTGTTCCAAGGGCAAATAGTCTCATGTGTGTTCCTCTTGCAAGATCCAAGGTTGCAGCTGAACTCCTTTCTTCTTAA